The following proteins are co-located in the Dyadobacter chenwenxiniae genome:
- a CDS encoding glycosyltransferase: MESLLLFSGGQDIIVVNDGSTDRTPYLLLDYRRRLTVIDYVLNNGKGHALRAGFKKAIAMGYDNAITIDSDGQHLVSDIPLFLEAAAKNPGAVIMGSRDMEQEDVPGKSSFGNKFSNFWFKVETGISLPDTQTGFRLYPLAEIAKMKLYTTKFETEIEVLVRLAWRDVPIIPVDIHVIYDKEERVTHFRPFKDFARISVLNTVLVTLALLYFLPRKLIREVKKKGLWKTIKEEAVKAEESNLSKAKSIGFGFFMGIVPIWGFQLLIGIPLSIYFKMNKAFSGRSQYQHPSIYSPYHLL; this comes from the coding sequence ATGGAATCCCTTCTTCTCTTCTCAGGCGGACAAGACATCATCGTCGTAAACGACGGCTCTACGGACCGAACGCCATATCTGCTGTTAGATTATCGACGGAGGCTTACCGTCATTGATTATGTGCTTAACAATGGCAAGGGCCACGCGCTCCGCGCAGGTTTCAAAAAAGCGATTGCCATGGGTTACGACAATGCCATCACGATCGATTCGGACGGGCAGCACCTGGTTTCAGACATTCCGCTTTTCCTGGAAGCTGCCGCTAAAAATCCCGGTGCTGTGATCATGGGGTCCAGGGATATGGAGCAGGAGGATGTACCTGGTAAGAGTTCCTTCGGTAATAAGTTTTCGAATTTTTGGTTTAAGGTCGAGACAGGCATTTCACTTCCGGATACGCAAACGGGTTTCAGGTTATATCCGCTGGCCGAAATTGCCAAAATGAAACTTTATACAACCAAATTTGAAACGGAAATAGAAGTTCTTGTCAGGCTTGCATGGCGCGATGTGCCGATCATTCCGGTAGACATTCACGTGATATACGATAAAGAGGAACGCGTGACGCACTTCCGCCCATTCAAGGATTTTGCCCGGATCAGCGTGCTGAATACAGTGCTGGTCACCCTCGCGCTGCTTTACTTTTTGCCCAGAAAGCTGATTAGGGAAGTAAAAAAAAAAGGTCTCTGGAAGACCATTAAAGAAGAGGCAGTAAAGGCGGAAGAATCCAATTTAAGCAAGGCAAAATCCATTGGTTTTGGGTTTTTTATGGGCATTGTGCCAATTTGGGGTTTCCAGCTGCTGATTGGCATTCCGCTGTCCATTTATTTTAAGATGAACAAGGCTTTTTCTGGCCGCAGCCAATATCAGCATCCCTCCATTTATTCCCCTTATCATTTATTGTAG
- a CDS encoding sodium-translocating pyrophosphatase translates to MSNITYLVPALGLVGLLVMFFKRGWVVRQDGGSPEMKEIADAIADGALAFLKAEWRVLIVFGIIVSILLGYSGTLVENSSAFIGISFLVGAFISAFAGYIGMNIATKSNVRTTQAARTSLTKALEVSFTGGSVMGIGVASLAVIGLGGLFIILYHFFVGDSTDVNGLGMEKVLEVLAGFSLGAESIALFARVGGGIYTKAADVGADLVGKVEAGIPEDDPRNPATIADNVGDNVGDVAGMGADLFGSYVATILATMVLGREIISQGTDNFGGISPILLPMVIAGMGLIASIIGMLLVRVKNDQGNVQGALNLGNWGSIILVLIGSYPLTMWMLPEGTLTIRGVDFTSLDVFWSILLGSIVGAIMSTVTEYYTAMGKRPVQSIVNQSSTGHATNIIGGLSVGMESTVIPTLVLAAGIYISYEFAGLYGVAIAAAGMMATTAMQLAIDAFGPIADNAGGIAEMAHLPEEVRGRTDILDAVGNTTAASGKGFAIASAALTSLALFAAFCGVAGINSIDIYKANVLAGLFVGAMIPFIFSSLAIAAVGRAAMKMVEEVRRQFREIPGIMEGTAKPEYDKCVAISTQASIREMVAPGLIALIVPVIVGFLFGPEVLGGTLAGVTVSGVLMGIFQNNAGGAWDNAKKSFEKGAVINGETYYKKSEPHKAAVTGDTVGDPFKDTSGPSMNILIKLMSIVSLVIAPHIAVDKAEIEGFDAKVKGIQVAAAQKAAKSLEHVAHYPAKDIAK, encoded by the coding sequence ATGAGTAACATTACCTATTTAGTGCCGGCTTTGGGCCTTGTTGGCTTGCTGGTTATGTTCTTCAAAAGAGGCTGGGTTGTCCGGCAGGACGGTGGAAGTCCTGAAATGAAAGAAATCGCGGACGCCATTGCAGATGGTGCCCTTGCCTTCCTGAAAGCCGAATGGCGTGTACTCATAGTTTTTGGTATCATTGTTAGTATTTTATTGGGTTACTCAGGCACATTGGTTGAAAACTCGAGTGCCTTTATTGGCATATCGTTCCTGGTCGGTGCATTCATTTCTGCATTTGCAGGCTACATCGGGATGAATATTGCAACAAAATCCAACGTCCGTACTACGCAGGCAGCACGCACAAGCCTTACCAAAGCGCTTGAAGTGTCATTTACCGGCGGTTCCGTTATGGGCATTGGTGTGGCAAGCTTAGCTGTGATCGGTTTGGGCGGTTTGTTTATCATTTTATATCATTTTTTCGTTGGCGACAGCACGGATGTCAATGGTCTGGGCATGGAAAAAGTGCTGGAGGTGCTTGCCGGTTTTTCACTGGGAGCTGAATCCATCGCGCTTTTTGCGCGCGTAGGCGGCGGTATTTATACCAAAGCTGCTGACGTTGGTGCTGACCTTGTAGGGAAAGTTGAGGCCGGAATTCCGGAAGATGATCCACGAAACCCGGCGACCATTGCCGATAACGTGGGTGATAACGTCGGCGATGTAGCGGGTATGGGAGCCGATTTATTCGGTTCATATGTAGCAACAATTCTGGCAACAATGGTTCTGGGTCGTGAGATCATTTCTCAGGGAACAGATAATTTTGGCGGTATTTCGCCGATTTTGCTTCCTATGGTCATTGCTGGAATGGGCCTCATTGCGTCTATCATCGGTATGTTGCTGGTTCGCGTGAAAAATGACCAGGGTAATGTGCAGGGCGCTTTGAACCTGGGTAACTGGGGTTCTATCATTCTTGTTTTAATCGGAAGTTATCCGCTGACGATGTGGATGTTGCCCGAAGGAACGTTAACCATTCGCGGCGTTGATTTCACTTCGCTGGATGTCTTCTGGTCTATATTATTGGGGTCGATTGTGGGTGCTATCATGTCAACTGTGACGGAATATTACACCGCAATGGGCAAAAGGCCTGTTCAATCCATTGTAAATCAGTCGTCAACTGGTCACGCTACCAACATTATCGGCGGACTTTCTGTGGGAATGGAATCTACTGTGATCCCAACATTGGTGCTCGCTGCGGGTATTTACATCAGTTATGAATTTGCCGGACTATATGGTGTGGCAATTGCGGCTGCTGGTATGATGGCAACAACAGCCATGCAACTTGCCATCGACGCATTCGGCCCGATTGCCGATAATGCCGGTGGAATTGCCGAAATGGCGCATTTGCCGGAAGAGGTCCGTGGTCGCACGGATATTTTAGATGCTGTCGGGAACACTACCGCTGCCTCCGGAAAAGGTTTTGCCATTGCATCCGCTGCGCTTACTTCACTGGCGCTTTTTGCCGCTTTTTGTGGTGTGGCGGGCATTAATTCAATTGATATATATAAAGCAAATGTGCTCGCCGGGCTATTTGTGGGAGCGATGATCCCATTTATATTTTCCTCACTGGCCATTGCGGCAGTAGGCCGCGCTGCCATGAAAATGGTTGAAGAAGTGCGCAGGCAGTTCCGCGAGATCCCGGGCATTATGGAAGGCACTGCCAAACCCGAATATGATAAATGTGTGGCCATTTCCACACAAGCATCCATCCGCGAGATGGTTGCGCCAGGTCTCATTGCACTGATCGTTCCGGTCATCGTCGGTTTCCTTTTTGGCCCTGAGGTGCTGGGTGGAACACTGGCGGGAGTAACAGTTTCGGGCGTTTTAATGGGTATTTTTCAAAACAACGCCGGTGGTGCGTGGGATAATGCTAAGAAATCTTTCGAAAAAGGAGCCGTTATCAATGGGGAAACTTACTATAAAAAGTCTGAACCGCATAAGGCAGCAGTAACCGGCGACACGGTAGGGGACCCTTTCAAAGACACCTCCGGCCCATCGATGAACATCCTTATCAAGCTGATGTCCATCGTGTCCTTGGTTATTGCACCACACATTGCCGTGGACAAAGCGGAAATAGAGGGCTTCGATGCGAAAGTAAAGGGAATACAAGTTGCAGCTGCGCAGAAAGCTGCCAAAAGCCTGGAACATGTTGCTCACTATCCCGCGAAGGACATTGCAAAATAA
- a CDS encoding outer membrane lipoprotein carrier protein LolA — translation MNKFTLMLLIFSAVIRIAEGQSFNKVSNPEKVFLELRKASQSVNSIQAAFTEEKMLSVLKEPGHSSGVFYYKKSDKMRWEQKSPSSYVILINSDKLRVQEAGKEKNVGQASRMAGQIKELMIGLVNGDFQQNKAFAQSCLESTGQYMIVLTPVNRRLKNIYSKITLVFPKSTLHLKELSFFEKGGDKSVMKFQNEKFNHPINDSLFSNF, via the coding sequence ATGAATAAATTCACGCTAATGTTGCTCATATTTTCCGCGGTCATCAGAATCGCGGAAGGGCAATCATTTAACAAAGTTTCCAATCCTGAGAAAGTTTTTCTGGAACTGCGTAAGGCTTCGCAATCCGTCAATTCCATTCAGGCGGCATTTACAGAGGAGAAAATGCTGTCGGTTTTAAAAGAACCCGGGCATTCATCCGGGGTTTTTTATTATAAGAAAAGCGACAAGATGCGATGGGAGCAAAAATCGCCTTCTAGTTATGTAATATTAATTAACAGCGATAAATTACGCGTTCAGGAGGCTGGAAAGGAGAAAAATGTGGGACAGGCAAGTAGAATGGCTGGGCAGATCAAGGAGCTGATGATCGGGCTTGTCAACGGTGATTTTCAGCAAAACAAAGCATTCGCACAAAGCTGCCTTGAAAGCACGGGCCAATATATGATCGTCTTAACGCCGGTTAACCGCAGACTAAAAAATATTTATTCCAAGATCACTTTGGTTTTCCCTAAAAGTACGTTGCATTTAAAAGAGCTGTCTTTTTTTGAAAAAGGCGGGGACAAGAGCGTGATGAAATTTCAGAACGAAAAGTTTAACCACCCCATAAACGATAGTCTTTTTTCTAACTTTTGA
- a CDS encoding 3-hydroxyacyl-ACP dehydratase translates to MFVNSLYFVISNELTSESIVSEIKINEQHAVFEGHFPGSPVMPGVVQLQIVKEILEAHLRRKLAMKTMRTCKFLEVLNPRENPNVRINIKYKQSEILDVVASGEAQGKVFFKMQASYL, encoded by the coding sequence ATGTTTGTAAATAGTCTCTATTTTGTTATCAGCAATGAATTGACTTCGGAAAGCATTGTTTCAGAGATAAAGATCAATGAACAGCATGCCGTATTTGAGGGCCATTTCCCTGGTTCACCCGTTATGCCTGGCGTGGTGCAATTGCAGATTGTGAAGGAAATTCTGGAAGCACATCTGAGGAGGAAACTGGCAATGAAAACGATGCGGACCTGTAAGTTCCTGGAAGTGCTTAATCCCCGGGAAAATCCAAATGTCCGGATTAACATCAAATACAAGCAGTCGGAGATTTTAGATGTTGTTGCCTCAGGAGAAGCCCAGGGAAAGGTTTTTTTTAAAATGCAGGCGAGTTATCTTTAA
- a CDS encoding polysaccharide deacetylase family protein: MKHNIVTAIAITIFALSGIIFWETGFAWLIFIAIALAYLAVTAYGSFNIQANYFLKSTSRGKRKSIALTFDDGPDPETTPRILDMLREKNVKATFFVIGKRAEKHPELLLRIDEEGHIVGNHSYSHHYLIAFFSTEKLKNDLDRCSGIIAGILGKTPKFFRPPFGVTNPRYARVLRNLKLDSVGWSLRSLDTKARNKYEIINRVISAVNAKDIILLHDNRKVTADSLEDLIEHCLQKGIKIEPLSKLIQKEPYE, translated from the coding sequence TTGAAGCATAATATCGTTACAGCAATAGCCATCACTATATTCGCACTCAGCGGAATCATCTTCTGGGAAACGGGCTTTGCATGGCTGATATTTATCGCAATCGCACTCGCATATCTGGCTGTCACTGCGTACGGATCTTTCAACATTCAGGCGAATTATTTTCTGAAATCTACCAGTCGGGGAAAGCGCAAGTCAATCGCATTAACCTTTGACGATGGCCCGGATCCCGAAACCACCCCCAGGATTCTGGACATGCTGAGAGAGAAAAATGTAAAAGCGACTTTTTTTGTCATTGGTAAAAGGGCCGAAAAACATCCTGAGCTGCTCCTGCGGATCGACGAAGAAGGTCATATTGTAGGTAATCATTCGTACAGCCATCACTATCTCATCGCATTCTTTTCGACAGAGAAATTAAAGAATGATCTGGATCGTTGCTCTGGCATTATTGCCGGTATTCTTGGAAAAACACCAAAATTTTTCCGCCCGCCGTTCGGTGTTACCAACCCGCGCTATGCGCGCGTACTGCGTAATCTGAAACTGGATTCCGTAGGTTGGTCGCTGAGGAGTCTGGATACAAAGGCGCGGAATAAGTATGAAATCATCAATCGGGTTATATCTGCTGTTAACGCGAAAGACATCATTTTGCTGCACGACAATCGTAAGGTAACAGCCGATTCCCTGGAAGACCTTATTGAACATTGTTTGCAAAAGGGAATAAAAATCGAGCCGTTGTCGAAGCTGATCCAAAAGGAACCATATGAATAA
- a CDS encoding phosphopantetheine-binding protein, translating to MDNLKEDLKKQIIEQLNLEDITPADIADDALLFADAGLGLDSIDALELIVLLEKYHAIQVVNPEEGKVAFKSIDTMAEYIRQRKS from the coding sequence ATGGATAATTTAAAGGAAGATCTTAAAAAACAAATCATAGAGCAGTTAAACCTCGAAGATATTACGCCTGCCGACATAGCGGACGACGCATTATTGTTCGCTGACGCAGGTCTTGGACTTGATTCCATTGATGCGCTGGAACTGATTGTACTGCTCGAAAAATACCATGCAATACAAGTCGTTAATCCGGAAGAAGGGAAGGTCGCATTTAAGTCGATCGATACAATGGCCGAATATATCCGTCAAAGGAAAAGCTGA
- a CDS encoding beta-ketoacyl synthase N-terminal-like domain-containing protein, whose product MTYIGAEVIISPLGRTTAENWAAIRANQSGISLVKRAGFDKSDLYLSKMLDLVDDYKFEKLLIDALSTVAQEIDPAILTSDRTIVIISSTKGELDKNIHDQFGKSISALISRFLLANQPVVLSNACISGVLAINAAGNFIDAQIYDHAVVIGCDLISDFVIYGFQSLFAVSDQPCAPFDTLRNGITMGEGCGAVVVSQTKNIFRNGALQLLSGTSANDANHISGPSRTGEGLFRSVKKTLENNQLTAEDIDFVCAHGTATVFNDEMESIAFDRLGLSDVHLSSLKGYFGHTLGAAGVIETAASMQMMRHGLLVKSLGYRESGTSRKLNVIAENAASQPETILKTASGFGGGNASLIIRSL is encoded by the coding sequence ATGACCTACATTGGTGCCGAAGTTATCATAAGTCCATTGGGTAGGACCACAGCTGAAAATTGGGCTGCTATCCGTGCAAACCAGTCGGGGATTTCCTTGGTTAAACGGGCCGGCTTTGATAAATCAGATCTTTATTTATCGAAAATGCTGGATCTGGTTGATGATTATAAATTTGAAAAGCTTCTCATAGATGCGTTATCGACTGTTGCACAAGAAATTGATCCTGCAATCCTGACTTCGGACAGAACCATTGTTATCATCAGCTCGACGAAAGGTGAACTGGATAAAAACATCCACGACCAGTTTGGAAAGAGCATTTCGGCATTGATTTCCCGGTTTTTGCTTGCAAATCAGCCAGTTGTGCTTTCGAATGCTTGCATATCGGGTGTGTTGGCCATCAATGCAGCTGGTAATTTTATTGATGCGCAAATTTACGATCATGCTGTTGTTATTGGTTGCGATCTGATCTCCGACTTTGTGATTTATGGATTTCAATCGCTTTTCGCAGTGAGCGATCAGCCTTGTGCGCCTTTTGATACTTTACGCAACGGAATTACAATGGGCGAGGGCTGTGGCGCTGTTGTGGTGTCGCAGACAAAGAATATTTTCCGGAATGGCGCTTTGCAGCTGTTATCCGGCACAAGTGCCAACGATGCCAACCACATTTCCGGACCATCGCGAACAGGTGAAGGCCTTTTTCGGAGCGTAAAAAAGACTTTGGAAAACAATCAGCTTACGGCGGAGGACATTGACTTTGTGTGTGCCCACGGAACGGCCACTGTATTTAATGATGAAATGGAATCGATTGCTTTCGACCGTCTAGGCCTCAGTGACGTCCATCTCAGCAGTTTGAAGGGGTATTTCGGTCATACACTTGGCGCTGCCGGTGTAATCGAAACTGCTGCCTCCATGCAAATGATGCGGCATGGCCTTTTGGTGAAAAGCCTGGGATACAGGGAAAGTGGGACTTCGAGAAAATTAAATGTCATTGCAGAAAATGCCGCTAGTCAGCCAGAGACGATCCTGAAAACAGCATCCGGATTTGGCGGCGGAAATGCATCTTTGATTATCAGAAGTTTATGA
- a CDS encoding beta-ketoacyl synthase chain length factor, which produces MYYISATSTISHQPTFQNVGFSAAIQPVQASSALLSPDYKEFIDAGLLRRMSKILRMSVACAQDCIRQAEIEQPGAIIVGTGLGCLLDTEKFLNNVITIKGMLPPTSFIQSTHNTMAGQISLSIGNHGYNMTHTQNTVSFENAMLDAMLLLDEKEENILVGAADEAIDFLNEISDKLHLHLHLPLTSGASFFILSNQKNDRSLAHVKDTRTFGLVDDAGGLIRAFLTENQVNVRDLDLVLFPGISKDSSGVTNLFANLGLDKGKCADYLCFSGIYPTTSAFALHLAVDKMKADKSLKNVLICNTLIQSNLGLTLLQSVEA; this is translated from the coding sequence TTGTATTACATTTCTGCCACATCAACCATTTCGCATCAGCCCACATTTCAAAATGTAGGCTTTTCTGCTGCTATTCAACCAGTGCAGGCATCATCTGCGCTCCTGAGCCCGGACTATAAAGAATTTATTGACGCAGGACTCTTGCGCAGAATGAGCAAAATTTTGAGGATGTCAGTGGCCTGTGCGCAGGACTGTATCCGGCAAGCCGAAATAGAGCAGCCCGGCGCAATCATCGTTGGGACGGGACTGGGATGCCTTCTTGACACGGAAAAATTTCTTAACAATGTTATAACCATCAAAGGCATGCTTCCGCCGACCTCGTTTATTCAGTCGACGCACAACACGATGGCTGGGCAAATTTCGCTTAGCATTGGCAACCACGGATATAACATGACCCATACCCAAAATACGGTGTCATTCGAAAATGCCATGCTGGACGCCATGCTGCTTTTGGATGAAAAGGAAGAAAACATTCTGGTGGGCGCTGCTGACGAAGCCATTGACTTTTTGAACGAAATTTCTGATAAGCTGCACCTGCATCTGCACCTTCCGCTTACTTCCGGAGCGTCATTTTTTATTCTTTCCAATCAAAAAAATGATCGGTCGTTGGCGCATGTGAAAGATACCCGGACCTTTGGGCTTGTGGATGACGCCGGTGGGTTGATCCGTGCATTTTTGACAGAAAATCAGGTTAATGTTCGAGATTTGGATTTGGTACTCTTTCCGGGAATTAGTAAGGATAGCAGCGGTGTGACCAACTTATTTGCGAATTTAGGGTTAGACAAAGGTAAATGTGCTGACTATCTCTGTTTTTCAGGAATTTATCCAACTACTTCTGCTTTTGCACTGCATTTAGCTGTTGACAAAATGAAAGCGGATAAATCGCTAAAAAATGTACTGATTTGCAATACATTAATTCAAAGTAACCTGGGGCTGACACTCTTGCAATCCGTTGAAGCATAA
- a CDS encoding beta-ketoacyl-[acyl-carrier-protein] synthase family protein: protein MGVRITGIGIVSAIGLTVAENLRALRESRSGIGPVQYLEEEEGLLVGEVKMSSEALQKELGIGSKGISRTSLLGLKAAKEAWGDNKHTHNLKTGIISSTSVGGMDNTEGFYKAYLAGANPDFNILKTHNSGSTTERIAAELGISGYINTLSTACSSGANAIMLGARLLLSGKLDRVLVGGSDALTQFTINGFRSLMIYDDQWCRPFDETRSGLNLGEGAAFLLLENEKSIKNSGNKTIAYINGWANAADAYHQTASSPDGKGATMAITNALERSGIPLEDISYINAHGTGTKNNDLSESVALRNVFKENIPAFSSTKPFTGHTLAAAGAIEAVFSILAIQHQLIFPNLNYAVAIAETGLEPVTSLRNEKHVKAVLSNSFGFGGNNSSLVFSDRE from the coding sequence ATGGGTGTCCGAATCACCGGTATTGGCATTGTCTCAGCGATTGGATTAACCGTTGCGGAAAACCTGCGGGCGCTCAGGGAAAGCAGATCCGGAATAGGGCCGGTCCAATATTTGGAAGAGGAGGAAGGATTGCTGGTTGGCGAAGTAAAAATGTCCAGTGAAGCATTGCAGAAAGAGCTCGGAATCGGTTCGAAAGGCATTTCCCGCACATCCTTACTTGGCCTGAAAGCTGCAAAGGAGGCTTGGGGTGACAATAAGCATACACACAACCTCAAAACCGGCATCATTTCGTCGACATCCGTGGGCGGAATGGATAATACTGAAGGTTTCTATAAAGCATATCTTGCCGGAGCAAATCCAGATTTTAATATCTTAAAAACGCACAACAGCGGCAGTACTACTGAGCGGATTGCTGCAGAGCTGGGTATTTCGGGCTATATCAATACATTGTCAACAGCCTGTTCGTCAGGTGCCAACGCAATAATGCTCGGCGCACGCCTGCTGTTAAGCGGAAAGCTGGACCGAGTTCTGGTGGGAGGTTCGGACGCATTAACGCAATTCACAATTAACGGTTTTCGCTCGCTGATGATTTATGACGATCAATGGTGCAGGCCGTTTGACGAAACCAGAAGCGGACTGAACTTAGGCGAAGGTGCTGCCTTCTTACTCCTGGAAAATGAAAAGAGCATCAAAAATTCGGGAAATAAAACGATTGCTTATATAAATGGTTGGGCGAATGCGGCGGATGCTTATCATCAAACTGCATCGTCACCAGATGGAAAAGGCGCTACGATGGCTATAACCAATGCTTTGGAGCGATCAGGCATCCCCTTGGAAGACATATCTTACATAAACGCTCACGGAACAGGCACAAAGAATAACGATTTATCCGAATCCGTTGCGCTCAGGAATGTATTTAAGGAAAATATCCCGGCTTTCAGCTCAACAAAACCATTTACAGGGCATACATTGGCTGCCGCAGGGGCGATTGAAGCGGTTTTTTCAATTTTGGCCATCCAGCATCAGCTCATTTTTCCTAACCTGAATTACGCCGTAGCCATTGCCGAAACGGGTCTGGAACCGGTTACATCATTGCGAAACGAAAAACATGTTAAGGCAGTTCTTTCTAACTCCTTTGGTTTTGGAGGAAATAACTCGTCACTGGTCTTTTCAGATCGTGAATGA